The genome window TAAAAACCATAGTAATGTATCCACCAACTCGGGCAAAATAAACATATccctctatttttaaattttttatgtttgatagtAATTGTGGTGAGGTTGTCTTTCCCaagaactcactaagttcttttgaacttacccattttcttcttcctttcagGTTATTAGGTTAGGCGTGGTGATTGAAGCGATACAGTCAAATCAACAGTTATTTGTGAGCCTTCTAAATTTTTAGGGTTAACATGTAATTGCTCGGGGTGTTAGGTTTTTTGTTAGATACCaccactttgaaaattttatcttgtaagcaatgttattttgaaaatatttatgatgaACGGAAGCATTGATGGCTTATCAGTATTTACAGTTCATTGATGAAAATTCAGTATCCggaaaaacaaattaaagggGAAATCCATATAtcaataagtttttaattgtgGCAGATTGTTTCCTTAAAAATCATGCTTCCAAATAAAGATGAATTAGACTAAAGGAATATCACCTTGAAAGAGGGGATATTCGCCAAAATGGTTAACATTCTCTTATAGAAAGGAAGGGTAAATAGGCGTACCTTAGAATGGGTCAACTTGTAATACTACATACTCGATTAGTTCAATTCATTAGTTTAATTTAggtttacaaaattaattagtttaattcatcttttaatttagattcGCACTATTAATTCGTGActtaattagtttagtaattattttttttaattactttaacaataatttattcaatttgcaATTCATTGGGTaagatccttggaatacttacTAGTATTTCGTTGTAAACttttctatattacaattttaccatacGCTATGACacaaagaaatttaatttaatatattttggtgtaatatttatattataaatgataACATGTTTATAGGTAGTCACTATGCAAGTCTCTTCCTTCAATAGATTTATGTTTGAGACTTACTAACATAGAAGGCCTATCACAATCCCATGAAAATAATGATACAATaacctatttaaaatataataatagagaATATACCATACGTGGACTCTTTGCAGCTAATCCCATAGAGTTTCAATCCAATCCAATTGTCCATGTTACAAAGGATTGTCTCGATGCATTAATGTGATCTAGTCTTCCATGTGAGTTTCTCAACTAATATGACCTTCATTGTGGGCTAAGTATCCTCTAAATAATCACCACATCCCATTCAAGTCGTTCAATAAATTGCTAATACTCAAATATAGATATTGTCTCTCAACAACTCCAATGCTAAGGAAGCGAGCATTTCCCTACACTTAATGgccaatttcatattttcaataagATGCATgtatgcactataaataattggTTCATTAATTTGGTTGGATGATTTGGCATGATAAATTATTCAtgtgtttgaatttattttcaaatgtaCTTATAGCTTTAGAAATGTTGGTATTGTTTGGGCTAGCAGCTGCAAGTCCATCAAGATGGTAAAACTTAGCCATCTAGATGGATGAAAAAAATGTCTTGGTATGTATATTTTGCCAAAATTCCATCTAGATGACACAAATAGCCATATGGATGGCATCAGGCTTGTTTTGAAACATGTAGAAATGTGTTGGTTGCATTTTCAATTACCGGAAGCCTATTCTATGTGTTATTGATGTCCAAATACCAAAGAGAtgattcaatattatttttaaaatgtgtttGATCCTTTGAAAATgttggaaatttttttattggacTTTAATAAACAATTCCAAAGATGATTTTGTTAAAAGAAGTTTTAAAAAGCAAAGAATATGTCAATGTGACATTGTTTATTTGTACTGGATGTTGGGTCAAATAAAGGGGCGCTACATGCAtagctttatttaattaattttattccatttcAAATGATTAGATAACATGATCTCTTAATTTAGCTCTACTTGATTCATcatttaatctaattaattagatactcaaaatggctaaattaaccGCAAATCAATctaatcatttatttttgttcaatttttataGTTCGATATAAGTCTTCATATTAAATGCAATTTGTTAAAGATTTGTATTGAGCTAGTGTAAGGatcaattgaaaatatttaattagagcTTAAATgattggaaattaaattttgactCTTCATCAAtcaattacaaatttatttagTCACAAACTCATTCCATTATACTATCATGTTTGTCTcctattatataccattacgaaagttCGATTTCAAGATTTAGTTGAATGACTTTGTCATATGTGTTTTACCATCATAGGATATCTCTAACCCCTTAGGGTATATCGATTCACCTAACTTGATCATTTTATCTCATCATTATATCTTCTACAATGAAAATTGTCATTACtcaaattagtaatgataaaatcatTTGTCCCAAACAAATGACCCCTAGCCACaatccattttcataattaatacaATGTCAATGAGATTATATCATTTactcttttatcaatttatgattccactattgtgaatgaaatcatatcatgcataaaatcatgCAACTGACATAGCAAATTTTGACCTATTATCATGAGAGCACgaattttcaatatatatttttttcgtcAAAcagtttctttcttctttaataTCCTATAATCTTATTGCAACTTCATTTCTTCCATATCTTGCAATAACTTCTTCGTCTTGAAAGGTATCcaagtttattctttttttttcaaatgatgaaaatgGGATAAAACTTCTTCCTCTTCCAAGTTTATATACCGGTGGTACATCATATTTAAGACGGTACAAGCAAAATAGCTTGAAATATATTGGTATGATCAAAACACGTTGGAATTTGTGCCAGATCAAAACCTATGTCATATGGTTCTGATTTAAAGCAGAAATGGAGCATATCAGTCGATAACGGAATATATTTGACCACCATGCCTGCAATACCAATTGTCTCCTTAGCGTATATGATAATTGTTAATGCTAGCTTACTAGGTTTCTTAATTATAAGGATACAATCAACTGTTCTATACCAAGCCGGtttgtttattaaaattctaaatgttGTAAAGAGATGGTTGTTATATACTTATAACAACACTTGatatacttttaaaaacatttgagatttagattatattttgaaattttttaaaaatttaaattaaaaattataatatattgataatattatcagtttaatttagatttatctttaataaaatttacaactataattttatttattaaagattatttaaatttaataaaatataattaatatttatttatataaaattttaatattttaatgaaataatatcttaattaaaaattttttcatttagaaATAGAactaattttaccaaaattttagaTAAGAGATTgatatagaaaattaatttagtaaaatgtaCTTTATACTTCATAGATATTACCttgtaaatgaaaaattattatatgggataaaataaattatacaatatcGATTTTACAATAAACtccattattttaattgaaatgttatAAAGGATAACTGTTATAAAACAACCTCCGTATACATCAAGgcaactcttttaatttttcatgcGAATTCTAGAGTCAAGATTTTGAGGAAGGAAATTAAGGAGATGATAGTATACAAGATTACTCATAGAAATTAAATCGGAAGgtcattttaaataatatgtatatgtaaGTGTTATACAGTAATAGTCATCGACTCGATACTTAAATAAGTTTTGGGTCACCAACTCGCGATCTGGTCAGACCTAATCAGACGTATGCATATGAAACGTACAGCGAGAGGACAATGAGGAGAGCTTGTGGATCAGCTCGCAAGAGCTGAAGGGAGCTCGCAATACTAAGGAGCTCACTTGGAGAGGATCGCAGACTCTAGCATTCAACTTGGAATGAGACACATGTCCAACAAGCCTGAAGCCTGCTCAGAGTGTCAATCCTATGAATAGTTAAGTCATAAACAGTGGAGTCAAACCATGAACAGTAGAgttcaatcataaaaattactcAATAGTAAGTGTACGGGTAAGTGGCACAGAAAAAGATCCATATGAAACAAAACAACTTCAATGGCAGATTCATCCGTTGGCAAATTACTCATTAGATTACATGGCAAAGACAAAATCAACCACTTACTATGATGGATTACCTtaacttcttttctttcctcacAACAAGAACAAATTCCATAAAAAGAAATGAGCAAGCAACACTACAACAGTAAACACAGtgaatctaatttttattaaatttaaaatattatatacacaGATTAATTAGGAAGAAAAGGAAACTGATAATTCTTCCCATTGACCAAAAACACAGCCTGCTCCAGTTACACAAAGTTTCAATTCCAAAAGACTATCCAATTCCAGTTACATCTAGTTATACATTTTACTGATTTCCAGCAAAGCATGAATGATATTTATAACCACCTTTAGAAGACGGCACATCAAATATTGACAGACATCTTTTTTCCCACGGAACCCTTGCTTCAATGCTGTTGCATACAGCCTAGGGATGTCAATGTCGTAAGAAGCATCGGCTTGGCAATTTGTTAGTTTAAATTGCAATTTGGTCAGGATACTCTCAGAAGTTCCTTATGTCTGAATCTTCGGATGGCTCCTTCGCTTCTTAGAAACTCGTACGTATGGAAACACCAGTCTCAGCTTGATAACCTCAGTTGATATAAAATATCGAGCTGGAACAACCGAAAACTGTATTACCAACTGAAGTAACCATCATGTATTCTCAGAACGTGATGCCATGAACAGGCTTCACGAATTATCAGCCATGAGCGATTAAAGAATTAATAAagaactaataaaataaaaattcaccaAAACAGCATGCAAAGAAATATATTGAAGGCAACATTTTTCAGACAGCAATgaccaaaaacacatttttcagACAGCAATGACCAAAAACTGTGAGATTGGCTAAACTAGGCGGCAGCAAAATATTACCAGCTATTCCTCTGCTACCCTCATGCTGGCTGGTTTCATTCCTTGTATTTCTAAACTCTTTCCTGATTCACACATTCCTGTTCATCGCTATTGTGTTGGGAAATTCTCGCATCTCCTATTGTTTGCTCGAGAGGCTGCACGCCATGTGTTTCTTCACAATTTTGGGCCACTGTTTGAACAGCTAATCCATTACTATTGACTGGATTAGATGACACCTGAGAGTTTGCAGCTTGAATAACAGGCAATTTATCAGAAGAAGCGAGGACAGAAAGACGGCAGAGTGGACAAGTGGTGTGGTTGGCAAGCCAATGGTCAATGCAGTCCATGTGAAATGTATGGCCACATGCAGGTATCTGTTGAAGTTTATCCTCCGCTTGGTATTCCCCAAGGCATACGGAGCATCTGCAATAACAATGATGATATTGTAtcagaaacaaaaaataaaaataaaaattaaagcctACGTTTTCTCTTTTGGTCCCCATATTTCTGACCTGCACTGGTATGAACACTAGCTTCTATGCATACTTTTTTCCTAATCAGTTACTATATTGGTTTTGGTGGCCCCAGTAAGACTGCGCCCATCAGTTCTATGGTATTTATGATGCTAATCGTAACGGTCATCAAGGGACTTCTTATGCATGAAAGGTCTGGCATCACTAACCTTCTTCCAGTCTTCAGATTAACCTTCTTTCTCATTGAAAGTGTCTATCTAGTTGGTTAGTTTATTCAGCATAAATATGGACTATTTCTGCTAGATGAAGTTTAGATGTGCAACAACAGTTGGTAAAAATTACTTCAATCTCGTCActagaaaattaaaatgataaaaccaAATTGGCTCCAATGTCATAGTTTTTTACAACTACAAAAGCTAATTCTATTTGTCAAATAGATATCTGTCcaaaattaatgaaaacaagCCAAATGTCTTTAAAATGCCATGTCAGCATGCCACGCCCAATGATCCCAAATTGtcaaaaaaactttttttgttttttggaaACACTGAattataatttggtcatttagcCAACTAATTAACCAACTCTGCATCTCACGGGCATAAATTGCTAAATGCTGCATAAAAACCTTATCTACCCCTTCTGAATAAAGTTATTAATTCCAATCTTAGTCAACTGTATCTTAGTCCATCATTAACTATATCTTTCAAACCATACCTCCTCCCAAATCTAAAAGCTTGTAACCTTTTTCACGTGGGACATGAGCATTACAGACTAAAACTATACGACACCATGAAACTGTTCATCAAAAAGAAGCTTCCCTTATTACTTCCCATTCGAAAATCTGTTgtgatccttttttttttacaaaaagagatgaaaagaAGGGTAACTCACTGAGTATCTCGTATAGAGAAGGTCTCCTTGTATATAATGATGGGTAGCATCTCTCTTACTTCTTTCTTGAGCCCCAATTCAGCCTGTCAAAACTCACCACTAACAAACATtattaacttgaaaaaaaaaacaatttttcttaataataattaataaaatgaagaGTCAAACCATGGATATTGATAGGTCAGAATCAGGGCCTGGGGATGTTCTCATTCTAAGAGATGACCAATCGGCTCGCCTGCGTCGAAGATAGAACAAATAGAACATAAAGAGCAGAATGAAAGCAAAGAAAATGGGGACTGAGAAGATGAAAGCTTGATACAGCTTAAGCTCTGCTGAAACACTTGAAGAAGAAGTCTGAGGCTCAGACACGGACAGAGATCGAGACCTCATCAATAATTTCTCAACTCAAACGCCCAAAACAAACAGATCTCAtataaaacagaagaaaaacTATTTCTTTGTTGTAGATGAAAAGTAATTGAAAATGGATCTTCTCAGATGCAGATTTTCTGCGAGAGAAGAAAAAATGCTGCTTTAATTGTACATATAGAATAAACAATTTCAAGCAGTAAAGTTACAGAAAATGGGCAAATGAAATGAGAGTAAaccagaaaaaagaaaaaaaaaaaatccaagatGGATCAACAAAATCCACACTCACAAGTTCTGGAACTTAACTTtgtttgtctttttcttttctttaaaattcctaaatgtttgaacaaaaaaaatcctaaacGAATCGAAGCCTAGACAGCTGCCGCTGACAGAAATTGATAAATTGCACTTCCAAAACAATCtcgacaaaaaattaaaataaaatacccaAAAACGTGAATATCTTTCTTAAGTGCGACTCACTCATAAAATCTTcagttattttacttttaacacCTACTTAAAAGACAAATAGACATACTATTTTGGGGTCCTTTTTTCGccataacttttttttcttgttttttcgagttttaattatgtttatttttatttattttaggttatattttaattatttatttataaaatattacgttttagttatTTACGTTATcacattgtaacattttaatcactaagccattaattgtcattaacgatgtaacggtaagttgacgtggcaccttaaatcatcatttcaacaaaaaaatttaggttaatttatacaagctgacccaagtcagaaagttacacgggcacggacacgggctgagacacagccgtgtgtccctacttcaaatgtccacacggcctggtgTCTCAACTGTGTGAGTCACATTGCCGTGTAACCCTTACAGCatgaaaaatttcaacttttttcatgaaattctctatgtttctgatttagtcccgaatcatttctaaagtgtttctagggcctcgagggctcgaatgaGGGACATTATGTATGagtttataatatgttttggAATCGAAtgttttgagttttaaatttttggtaatGCTATGTAACCCTATTCCtgtgatggatacgggttaggggtgttacatttagtcgTACTAGAGCTACAATTTAGTTGACTCTCGAACTAAATGTAGCGTGTGTTAGTCTAGAAACACATCCcattatataacttgtgatagtgtgataactcctgactagttttgaaatatgttttcatataatAATGACATCCAACCGAGCCGACTTCGATGAAGTTGAAAGTAACGTGCAAGCCTCCATTTACAGGGCAACGTCGAGTGGCACAATGCCCGTATCTAAGGGCCagggaggagaggctaaggaagccttcttccataTGATAAATGAATGGTTCACTGAGTTCGTACGAATGAACCCGGCTTCTCAATGATATCCACCCCCACTTGTTCCCTAATCGGTCCCCGTAGTTCCTCAGAGTTTGGAACCAGTACAAGTTAGTTCCTCAGGGTTTGGAACCCATACATATATAAGTTAGAGATTTCTTGATCAGACACgcaaagaatttcttgagcttaAACAGGGTCGTATGTCAGTGTCTGAATATGAAAGGAAATTTGTCAGACTGAGCAAATATGCCCGGGAATGTATTCCATCCGAGGTTGCCATGTGTAAAAGGTTCGAAGAAGGGTTAAACGAATATATAAAGCTTTTAGTCGGGATACTTGAATTGaaggaatttgttgttttagttgATCGAGCACATAAAGCCGATGAGcttagcaaagaaaagagaaaagatgaTTATGAAGATAGAGATTCGAGAAAGAGATGAACTGGACAGTCATATAAGTCGTCATCGAAGAAGTCGAAAGAACATCACAATCGTTCCACAACTTTAGTGGGATATTCCAGTAGAGATAGAGGTAAACGGCATGCGAGTCCAAAGCCTCAGACTAAATTTATAGCTAGTGTGGGTAGTGTCAGAGACAACAGGGCTGAATGCAAGCAATGTAATAGATGACACTTCAGCGAGTGTAGATTGAAGAACGAATCATGTTTCAAGTGTGACTCATTTGAGCACTATCTTAGAGATTGTCCAGAAAGAtcagagaaagaaaaggttCAGGATGTTCGACCAAGCAATACTGCtgcgagaggtagaccacctcatAATCCTGGAAATGCGAGTGATAGTCGTGTTGTAACAAAAGACTCTACTGTGAGGTCCGAGGCATGAGCACCAGCTAGAGCTTACGCGATCCGTGCACGAGAGGAAGCACCAACGCCAAATGTTATTATTAGTACATTTTCTACCTTTGATATTGAtgttactgctttgattgatccgagATCAACTTATTCATATGTATGCACGAATCTAGTGTCAAGTAAAAATTTACGTGTTGAGTCtactgaattcgtggttaaagtatcgaaccccctaAGTTAGTATGTGCTAGTTGAAAAGGTCTATAAAAACTGTCCATTGACGATTTGGGGTTGTAATTTTCTGACTGATTTAATGctattgtaacagcccgtttttagtaaaatcagaacagtggttttcgAATCACAAATCTGacgtcaaaaaaatattttaacattattttaatgtttaaaacatgttagtagtgtcgtataaaaatttcgtgaataaattttatcgattgtatgcttaatttgataaaaatgactaaatcacgtaaagtgcaaaacttgTGTTCTATTAGAAAAAAGGTGTCAATTTGCTATGAAATTGAAACACAAGTggccttatatggtaattagaccataattaTATTTACTGGACAAAGTTGGacattaattaaacattttaaaggTATAAAAGTaaggttaatatggtaattaataaaataacttaaaataaaatatgaaaaagaaagatatcatCTTTGTTTCCTCTTTCTCCAACCAAAATTAGAAACAAAGGAATCCATTCAAGACTTTCCAAGGTTCGGCCATAGTCCTATGGTGCATATCAAGAAAAGCAATGTACGGATTTAGATCGGAGTAAAGATAAAGTGTTGGATTAATCGATAGTATTTCTCCGTTCATGTTTGACATAAGTTCGTTAATTTCAATATcattgaattatgtttgatttaaatgcttccatgttatatattttgatattatgacTCTACAAGAATATCCAATGAAGTTTTGGAGACTTTCGaatcccatttgaaccttaggaatatataggatacaaatgacatgtcattaggggttaccatgtttcgggtgctgctTTTCTACTTCCTATCGTTGGCTATGTTTGTGGCATGTGTTGTGGTTATTTGATAGCTTATGTGAGCAGCACGGTGTAGCTACGTCTTgattgacagcttgtgtgagtagacccaCTTATGGTTCAAGAAAGAGCatttatatgagatatgagatagttGTGGTTTCGACCACATGTTAGCACATAGTGTGTGAgattcccgagtatccgatattattctagtggttcaacAGGTATGAAAAAGGGAAGGTTCGACAAATGCTTCAATAAGTGATGCTATGAAAGTACGAAAAGGTATGAGTTGATGATGTTTGAAATATGCTTAGCCATCTGCTTGAAAGTATGAATGTTTATATGTAGTGTGTATAAAATCTATGATGTTTTGAGATGATTTGCTAAGCTATGTGATTGTCTAACTTAAAAGGTTGTTGTTGCTTAGGCTAATGCCAAGTCATGTTGGATTATCTCAAATTGTTTTTATGcttataaattgaaatggtaagctttgtttatgaagtacgaacttactaagtattacGTACTTACTTCGTGATACTTCTTTTGTGTTTTTAGATAATCGGAAGCTTGTTCGAGTTGGAAGGTTGTGGGAGGTCCATCACACTATTCATTTGCTAAatcagtagattttgatgattttgagtcatggttatagtggcatgtataagtgtcttgtttaatgaatttaaccatTATGTGTAGCTTGTATATgtgttattttggttgatgaattaGTTGGTATGATATTAAGATTATAAGGTATTTTGTGTGGTTGTTAATTTGATGTTTGTGTTGGTTAATATGATGGTAAGGAAATGTTGACGGAAATGGTATGGTAGCAATTAATGGTTGGTGTGGAGTGAATGTCGCATGATGTTGAAAATGGCTAGTTTTTGGTAGCTTTGAATGTAGTTGGCTGTGGTCCAATTGGTAAGATGCATGATAGGTGTGCAAATGTTTATAACGGTACTTATTGTGCATATATTTTGGTACATGAACATTATGGAAAATGTGGCTTTATAGTTGTTCAATTGGTATGATTTGAACATTAATTTGATAGATGTTAGGCAAGTTTGATTGATGAAATTGAGGTGGTATTttgacatattggttgaatggctAGTTACTTTAATAGTTAAGCTTGAATATGTATAGGTTAGACGtgttttgaatgcttgattaAAGGTGCAATTGACTTGTGCATGAGGTATAGGATTGGGTAAggaaaatggcttgaaaatggccttTTTTTCGTCCATATGggcaaagacacgggcgtgtgtctcagccacgTGTGACACTCGGCCAAGTggcacgactgtgtgtcccctatagctttcaaagggttgtaagttaggctgttacacagcctagcacaggGCCTGTCACACGGGCTTATGGGATTATTTCAAAGGGTACACGAcctgacacatgggcgtgtggcttggccgtctGATCCAAGTTAACACGGGTGAGggcacgggctaggacacgactgtgtgtccctatttcgaatgcctacacgtctgtgtgacccctgtagtttgAAAACTTGTCTTTTCCGAAAAAATCCATATGGTCctaatttagtcccgatttgtttctaatgtctTTTTAGGGCTCTGAGGGCTCGCAAAAAGGACTTTATGTATGATTTTGGCTGAAATTGCTATGACCTAAGTGGTGAATtatttatgatagtaaaatatttattatatgatgTTATGCTCTGGTAATACTCTGTAGCCTTAATTTTGCAACAGATagggctaggggtgttacatttattggtatcaaagctatggtttagtcgattctcggactaaacGTAGTGTATGTGAGTCTAGATATACATGCTATTGTATAACTTGTGATAGCTTGATATCTCCTgattattttaaacatgttttcatatagtaatggatTCCAACCGAGTCGACTCagatgatgtagaaagtaaCGCTCAAACCTTTGTTCACGGAGCATCGTCGTTTGGTTCTAAGCTCGTATCTAAGGGCCGGGGAGGAGAGGCCAAGGAAGCCTTCTTCTAAATGATGAACAAGTGGTTTACAGAGTTTGTTCGAAAAAATCTGGTTGCTTAACGACCTCTACACCCACCTGTTCCCCAATTGGTCCCTTTATCCCTTAAGGTTTGGAACCTTTACGAGTAAATAAGCCACCTGTTAATAAAATCTGCAAATATGGAGCTAAAAAGTTCAAAGCTACAGCTGATGATGATCTTGAGAGGGCTGAGTTTTAGTTAGAGAATACGATCCGagtctttgatgagttatcttgtTCAATGATTGAATGTGTTAACTATGTCGTATCACTATTGAAGGATCCAACCTATCAATGGTGGAATACGTTGGTTTCTGTTGTCCTGAGAGAGTTGGTAGGCTAGGAATTTTTCCAAATCGAGTTCAGGAAGAAATATATAAGTCAAAGGTTTCTTGATCAGAAGCacaaagaatttcttgagcttaAACAAGGTCATGTGACAGTATTTGGATATGAAAGAGAATTGGTTAGATTGAGCAAGTATGCCCGAGAATGCATTCCAATCAAAGTTGCTATGTGTAAACAGTTTGAAGACAGATTGAACGAGGATATAAAACTTCTAGTTGAGATTCTCGAACTGAAAGAATTCGTTGTTTTGGTTGATAGAGCAGATAAAGCCAATGAGcttagtaaagagaaaagaaaatctaattttgaagctagagattcaaGAAAGAGATAAATTGGGAAACCATATCATTCATCGCCAAATAGAATGAAAGAGTATCATAATTGTTAACCGCTTCAGTGGAATATCCTAGCAGAGATCATGGTAAGCAACACGCGAGTTCTATAGCTCAAGCTATGTCAATAGC of Gossypium raimondii isolate GPD5lz chromosome 3, ASM2569854v1, whole genome shotgun sequence contains these proteins:
- the LOC105793896 gene encoding RING-H2 finger protein ATL58-like isoform X1, producing the protein MRSRSLSVSEPQTSSSSVSAELKLYQAFIFSVPIFFAFILLFMFYLFYLRRRRADWSSLRMRTSPGPDSDLSISMAELGLKKEVREMLPIIIYKETFSIRDTQCSVCLGEYQAEDKLQQIPACGHTFHMDCIDHWLANHTTCPLCRLSVLASSDKLPVIQAANSQVSSNPVNSNGLAVQTVAQNCEETHGVQPLEQTIGDARISQHNSDEQECVNQERV
- the LOC105793896 gene encoding RING-H2 finger protein ATL7-like isoform X3; this encodes MRTSPGPDSDLSISMAELGLKKEVREMLPIIIYKETFSIRDTQCSVCLGEYQAEDKLQQIPACGHTFHMDCIDHWLANHTTCPLCRLSVLASSDKLPVIQAANSQVSSNPVNSNGLAVQTVAQNCEETHGVQPLEQTIGDARISQHNSDEQECVNQERV
- the LOC105793896 gene encoding RING-H2 finger protein ATL7-like isoform X2; this translates as MRSRSLSVSEPQTSSSSVSAELKLRADWSSLRMRTSPGPDSDLSISMAELGLKKEVREMLPIIIYKETFSIRDTQCSVCLGEYQAEDKLQQIPACGHTFHMDCIDHWLANHTTCPLCRLSVLASSDKLPVIQAANSQVSSNPVNSNGLAVQTVAQNCEETHGVQPLEQTIGDARISQHNSDEQECVNQERV